The Planococcus donghaensis genome contains a region encoding:
- a CDS encoding DUF5316 domain-containing protein: MKYFLAGTAIALIGVLIAYLLNDWSFIYMISGIVAGVALIWGVLALGTGKNKSTRTTSSEKRREKQQRVTKMKNAVMVAVPNIIAVIVNLAMIS, encoded by the coding sequence ATGAAATACTTTTTAGCTGGAACAGCGATTGCTTTAATTGGCGTGCTGATTGCGTATTTGCTAAATGATTGGTCATTCATTTACATGATTAGCGGCATTGTTGCTGGCGTTGCATTGATATGGGGCGTTTTGGCATTGGGCACTGGTAAAAACAAGTCAACAAGAACAACAAGTTCAGAAAAACGTCGCGAAAAGCAGCAGCGCGTGACAAAAATGAAAAACGCAGTGATGGTGGCTGTGCCGAATATAATTGCCGTAATCGTCAACTTAGCGATGATTTCGTAA
- a CDS encoding class I SAM-dependent methyltransferase, producing MLGYYSKLSSEVYDLDKPIGSSFGDIEYYLERLGSCKGRILEPATGTGRMLVPLLEKGFEVDGFDVSEEMLTVCRANCEKHGFHPNLFRAKMESFSVDQKYAAVVIPTGTFLLLDERKKSLKALQNFYNHLEAGGRLIVDLDVPAGVELEKTSTRTWQALNGDTLTVESKKIKVDWIQQTFVSQGRYERWREGKLMETELERYPMRWYGVEEFRTLLENIGFKEISISSGYQFGHYPPNANAIITYEATK from the coding sequence TTGTTAGGGTATTACAGCAAGTTGTCGTCAGAAGTGTACGATCTCGACAAGCCGATTGGCAGTTCGTTCGGGGATATTGAATATTACTTGGAACGACTCGGTTCGTGTAAAGGCCGCATTTTAGAACCAGCTACGGGAACTGGGCGCATGCTTGTACCGTTGCTTGAAAAAGGGTTCGAAGTAGATGGATTTGATGTATCCGAAGAAATGCTGACAGTATGTCGAGCCAATTGTGAAAAACATGGCTTCCATCCGAATTTATTTCGTGCAAAAATGGAGTCGTTTTCGGTTGACCAAAAATATGCAGCCGTTGTGATTCCAACTGGAACATTCCTATTGCTCGATGAACGAAAAAAATCGCTAAAAGCGCTTCAAAACTTCTACAATCACTTAGAAGCAGGCGGACGATTAATTGTCGACTTGGACGTGCCAGCAGGCGTCGAACTGGAGAAAACGTCGACTCGAACGTGGCAAGCGCTCAATGGCGATACACTAACCGTCGAAAGCAAGAAAATCAAAGTGGATTGGATTCAACAAACTTTTGTTTCACAGGGGCGTTACGAGCGCTGGCGCGAAGGGAAGTTGATGGAAACCGAACTCGAACGCTATCCAATGCGCTGGTACGGCGTTGAAGAATTCCGGACCCTTTTAGAAAACATTGGTTTTAAAGAGATTTCGATTTCATCGGGCTATCAGTTTGGCCACTACCCACCAAACGCAAATGCCATCATCACATACGAAGCGACAAAATAA
- a CDS encoding DUF1801 domain-containing protein — translation MHPVKDPQVDKFIEGLENPVQDIVSELRTLVFEAYPEMDEGFKWSKPSYAKEGLVCYMQTAKGHVNFGFYRGAELRDESNLLEGDGKKMRHVRLNRTDEIQSDELKLLIWDAVELNRK, via the coding sequence ATGCATCCAGTCAAAGATCCGCAAGTAGATAAATTTATCGAAGGACTAGAAAATCCGGTACAAGACATTGTTTCTGAACTCCGCACATTGGTATTCGAAGCTTACCCAGAGATGGACGAAGGTTTTAAATGGTCAAAGCCGAGTTATGCTAAAGAAGGCCTCGTGTGTTATATGCAAACGGCAAAAGGTCATGTCAATTTCGGCTTTTACCGCGGCGCGGAACTCCGTGATGAATCCAATCTGCTCGAAGGCGATGGCAAAAAAATGCGGCACGTCCGCTTGAACCGGACCGATGAAATTCAAAGCGATGAACTGAAACTATTAATTTGGGATGCAGTAGAATTAAACCGAAAATAA
- a CDS encoding cupin domain-containing protein, whose protein sequence is MLLISPPLFTNQSEGNPFAHSGYEFLFVLDGVLTVEVDGERTELAERQSILFDARKRHYWFNLTEHDVQFLLVSSKTN, encoded by the coding sequence ATGCTTTTAATATCGCCCCCTCTTTTCACCAATCAATCCGAAGGCAATCCATTTGCCCATAGCGGTTATGAGTTTTTATTCGTATTGGATGGGGTGTTAACTGTTGAAGTGGACGGCGAACGCACCGAACTTGCCGAGCGACAATCCATCCTGTTTGATGCACGGAAACGACATTATTGGTTTAACTTAACGGAACACGATGTACAATTTTTACTCGTATCATCCAAAACGAATTAA
- a CDS encoding maltose acetyltransferase domain-containing protein encodes MLTEKDKMLAGEMYDPTDSALRQNRMNARRLSRLFNETTEMDGQDRTDLLKKLLGTTGDMIHVEPTIRCDYGYNIHVGNNFYANFDCVFLDVCEIRIGDNCMIAPGVHIYTATHPLNAAARNSGKEFGKPVTIGDNVWIGGRAIINPGITIGDNAIIAAGAVVTQDVPANTLVGGNPARIIKQIEE; translated from the coding sequence ATGTTAACGGAAAAAGACAAAATGCTCGCTGGGGAAATGTACGATCCGACTGATTCGGCGTTGCGCCAAAATCGCATGAATGCTCGCCGACTTAGCCGACTGTTCAATGAAACAACTGAGATGGATGGCCAAGATCGAACCGATTTACTTAAAAAATTACTTGGTACGACCGGCGACATGATTCACGTCGAACCTACCATTCGGTGTGATTACGGATACAACATTCACGTCGGCAATAATTTTTATGCCAATTTCGACTGCGTGTTTCTCGATGTTTGCGAAATTCGAATTGGCGATAACTGCATGATTGCCCCGGGCGTCCATATATACACAGCCACTCATCCGCTAAATGCGGCTGCGCGAAACTCCGGCAAAGAATTTGGTAAACCTGTCACAATCGGTGACAATGTTTGGATCGGCGGCCGGGCCATTATTAATCCAGGCATTACCATTGGCGACAATGCAATCATCGCAGCTGGCGCTGTCGTTACACAAGACGTGCCTGCGAATACATTGGTAGGTGGCAACCCCGCACGAATCATTAAACAAATTGAGGAATAA
- a CDS encoding alpha/beta family hydrolase: MKAINNKVVGYKGIEVPYTVMLTEDYTKKLAIFLPGAGYTTKSPLFHFAEEIFLNAHYDVLRVNYQYTDKAYDEFTMTELNEAIVHDVRLVISQVLKGRNYQDFYLVGKSLGTIAMGSEMLRPEFSDAKAVWVTPLLNQEQVLNTMVNSKNEALCFIGDKDRYYSAGAFELLKANPNLKSTLLPDINHRLDCQNDPLKSIDALKQIIAGIKEF, encoded by the coding sequence ATGAAAGCAATAAACAACAAAGTCGTAGGTTACAAGGGGATCGAAGTTCCTTATACCGTGATGCTCACAGAAGACTACACAAAAAAATTGGCTATTTTCTTGCCAGGTGCTGGTTATACAACAAAAAGTCCGCTGTTCCATTTCGCAGAAGAAATTTTCTTGAATGCACATTACGACGTGTTGCGAGTGAACTACCAATACACAGACAAAGCATATGATGAGTTCACAATGACGGAATTGAACGAAGCGATTGTTCATGATGTCCGTTTAGTCATTAGCCAAGTACTCAAAGGAAGAAACTATCAAGACTTTTACTTGGTCGGCAAATCGCTTGGCACGATTGCGATGGGCTCTGAAATGCTGCGCCCAGAATTCAGCGATGCAAAAGCTGTATGGGTAACGCCATTACTAAATCAAGAACAAGTTCTCAACACCATGGTTAACAGCAAAAATGAAGCATTGTGCTTTATTGGCGACAAAGACCGCTACTACTCAGCAGGTGCGTTCGAGCTGTTAAAAGCAAATCCAAATTTAAAATCAACACTATTGCCAGACATTAATCATCGCTTGGATTGCCAAAACGATCCACTAAAATCGATCGATGCTTTAAAACAAATCATTGCTGGCATTAAAGAGTTTTAA
- a CDS encoding ABC transporter ATP-binding protein, whose product MTGLTLVNIKKEYEKGVVSVQDFNLEIRDKEFLVLVGPSGCGKSTTLRMIAGLEDITDGDLYIGDKRVNDVSPKDRDIAMVFQNYALYPHMTVYENMAFSLKLRKMKKDEIKARVANASKILGLDDYLNRKPKALSGGQRQRVALGRAIVRDAKVFLMDEPLSNLDAKLRVQMRAEIQKLHRRLQTTTVYVTHDQTEAMTMATRLVVMKDGFVQQVGTPKEVYDLPENMFVGGFIGSPSMNFLRGKLVGDHFVIGNSKVLIPDGKLKMLQDQGYESKNLVLGIRPEDIHDEPLFLEHSPHTKIQAYIDVAELMGAEIILYSKIDDQDFVARVDSRFSVEAESTVDLAFDMNKAHFFDGDSELRIR is encoded by the coding sequence ATGACGGGCTTAACTTTAGTAAATATTAAAAAAGAATATGAAAAAGGTGTAGTTTCTGTACAAGACTTTAACTTAGAAATTCGCGATAAAGAATTTTTGGTACTCGTCGGACCTTCAGGTTGTGGGAAATCAACAACACTTCGCATGATCGCTGGATTAGAAGATATTACAGACGGTGATTTGTATATCGGCGACAAACGCGTTAACGACGTGTCACCAAAAGACCGCGACATCGCGATGGTTTTCCAAAACTACGCTTTGTACCCGCATATGACAGTATATGAAAACATGGCATTTAGCTTGAAATTACGCAAAATGAAAAAAGACGAGATTAAAGCGCGTGTTGCTAACGCTTCAAAAATCTTAGGACTCGATGATTACTTAAACCGCAAACCGAAAGCGCTATCAGGCGGTCAACGCCAACGTGTCGCTTTAGGCCGTGCGATTGTCCGTGACGCTAAAGTCTTTTTGATGGATGAGCCTTTATCCAACCTTGATGCAAAATTGCGTGTGCAAATGCGCGCAGAAATCCAAAAATTGCACCGTCGCTTGCAAACAACAACTGTTTACGTAACGCACGATCAAACAGAAGCGATGACAATGGCGACTCGTTTAGTCGTTATGAAAGACGGCTTTGTTCAACAAGTCGGAACGCCAAAAGAAGTATACGACTTACCGGAAAACATGTTTGTTGGCGGATTTATCGGATCTCCATCTATGAACTTCCTACGTGGTAAATTAGTGGGTGACCATTTTGTAATAGGTAATTCTAAAGTTCTTATTCCAGATGGCAAGCTAAAAATGCTTCAAGATCAAGGCTATGAAAGCAAGAACCTTGTTCTTGGCATCCGTCCTGAAGATATTCACGATGAGCCGCTATTCTTGGAACATTCACCACATACAAAGATCCAAGCTTATATCGATGTTGCTGAATTAATGGGTGCAGAAATCATCCTTTACTCAAAAATTGACGACCAAGATTTCGTCGCACGCGTTGATTCTCGCTTTAGCGTTGAAGCTGAATCTACAGTGGACCTTGCGTTTGATATGAACAAAGCCCATTTCTTTGATGGCGACTCTGAATTGCGCATTCGTTAA
- a CDS encoding PucR family transcriptional regulator, producing the protein MIHQLKELYPSLQLLDQSTLSSDSAYKWFSLSDGVIVGIHETELEPRDLSLLATFLTPYNPLFPTLTEEEKKWSDVVNPALLTEENKITLNSPYRFVHFSIQEKQISPNAFKQAVQDFYAQHVPILWENDHQGILVEYVTKEDGPISYEEIIDVLMSDLYIKIHFFVGPLRTILDGAAPHYRAMVNGAKTVSLYSTKPVISYTDAVPYLVIDQIPEPLQNEIRQSVLQDYQGDEETMKMIEVFVRNNLNISETAKALHMHRNSLQYRFDRFYENTGIDVRKFHDAMAVYLAILIEK; encoded by the coding sequence ATGATCCATCAATTAAAAGAACTCTATCCTTCGCTTCAACTACTCGACCAAAGCACACTTTCATCAGATTCAGCCTATAAATGGTTTTCACTTTCAGACGGCGTCATTGTAGGCATACATGAAACAGAACTTGAGCCAAGAGATTTGTCTTTGCTCGCAACCTTTTTGACGCCTTACAATCCACTTTTCCCAACACTGACGGAGGAAGAAAAAAAGTGGTCCGATGTGGTTAATCCTGCTCTACTGACTGAGGAGAATAAAATCACATTAAATTCTCCGTATCGCTTTGTGCATTTTTCCATCCAAGAAAAACAAATTAGTCCTAATGCTTTTAAACAAGCCGTTCAAGACTTTTATGCGCAACACGTACCGATTTTATGGGAAAACGATCATCAAGGAATTTTGGTCGAATACGTAACAAAAGAAGACGGTCCAATCTCATACGAAGAAATCATCGATGTGTTGATGAGCGATTTGTATATTAAAATCCACTTTTTTGTGGGCCCGCTCCGGACGATTTTAGATGGTGCTGCCCCTCATTACCGCGCGATGGTAAATGGCGCAAAGACCGTTAGCCTTTATTCAACCAAACCCGTTATCAGTTATACGGATGCGGTTCCGTATTTAGTGATCGATCAAATACCAGAACCCCTCCAGAATGAAATAAGACAATCCGTTTTGCAAGATTATCAAGGTGACGAAGAAACGATGAAGATGATAGAGGTGTTTGTACGCAATAACTTAAATATCTCTGAAACAGCAAAGGCACTGCATATGCATCGCAATAGCTTACAATACCGTTTTGACCGTTTTTACGAGAATACCGGCATTGATGTGCGAAAATTTCATGACGCGATGGCTGTTTACTTAGCAATTCTCATTGAAAAGTAA
- a CDS encoding glycoside hydrolase family 13 protein has product MTDWWKKSTVYQIYPRSFMDSNGDGIGDIRGIIQKLDYLHELGVDILWLSPVYDSPNDDNGYDIRDYYEIMQEFGTMADFDELLEQVHVRDMKLVMDLVVNHTSDEHAWFKDHPDFYIWRDQPTNWRSFFGGSTWEYQKERNQYYLHLFSKKQPDLNWENPEMRSAVYEMMRWWLDKGIDGFRMDVINMISKVPDMQDAPDGDASSQFMNGPNVHTYLKEMNKQVLSHYDIVTVGESPGTTPKEARDYTAAQNQELNMIFTFEHMDLDKASGEKWDLKPLDLTDLKENLEKWQHGLHDEGWNSLYWNNHDQPRIVSRFGDDQQWRVESAKMLATCLHFMQGTPYIYQGEELGMTNVRFDTIEEYKDIETINMYQEKRAAGISHDDIMTKIHVKGRDNARTPMQWSAETNGGFTTGTPWIKVNPNYTDINASDHQDPDSVYQYYKKLIAFRKNMDIITHGDFQLLHREDKELFAYTRTWNKESLTVYCNFSNQPKTVERPQGDKLIGNYAHHNDEDNLVLEPYEAVVYYN; this is encoded by the coding sequence ATGACTGACTGGTGGAAAAAATCGACTGTGTATCAAATTTATCCGCGAAGTTTTATGGATTCAAATGGTGACGGAATCGGTGATATTCGTGGCATTATCCAGAAACTCGACTACTTGCATGAACTCGGTGTAGATATTCTTTGGCTATCACCAGTGTATGATTCGCCGAACGACGATAACGGCTATGACATCCGTGATTATTATGAAATCATGCAAGAATTTGGCACAATGGCAGATTTTGACGAGCTATTGGAACAAGTACACGTGCGTGACATGAAATTGGTTATGGATCTTGTTGTCAATCATACGTCTGATGAGCATGCGTGGTTTAAAGACCATCCCGATTTTTACATATGGCGCGATCAGCCAACCAATTGGCGTTCATTTTTTGGTGGGTCTACGTGGGAGTACCAAAAAGAACGCAACCAATATTACTTGCACTTGTTTTCCAAAAAGCAACCAGACTTGAACTGGGAAAACCCAGAGATGCGAAGCGCCGTTTATGAAATGATGCGCTGGTGGTTGGATAAAGGGATAGACGGTTTCCGAATGGACGTCATCAACATGATTTCCAAAGTTCCGGATATGCAAGACGCACCAGATGGCGATGCGAGTAGCCAATTTATGAACGGACCTAACGTTCACACTTACTTAAAAGAAATGAACAAACAAGTGCTGTCCCACTACGATATTGTGACAGTCGGTGAATCCCCAGGAACAACGCCTAAAGAAGCACGCGATTATACAGCTGCACAAAATCAGGAACTCAACATGATTTTCACGTTCGAGCACATGGATCTCGACAAAGCCTCAGGAGAAAAGTGGGATTTAAAGCCGCTCGATTTGACCGATTTAAAAGAGAATCTGGAAAAATGGCAGCACGGTCTTCACGACGAAGGTTGGAACAGTTTGTATTGGAACAACCACGACCAGCCGCGCATAGTCTCGCGATTTGGTGACGATCAACAATGGCGTGTGGAATCTGCTAAAATGCTTGCGACATGTCTCCACTTTATGCAAGGCACACCGTATATTTATCAAGGTGAAGAACTAGGTATGACCAATGTCCGTTTTGATACGATTGAAGAATACAAAGACATTGAAACCATCAATATGTATCAAGAAAAGCGCGCAGCGGGAATTTCGCATGACGACATCATGACAAAGATTCATGTCAAAGGTCGAGACAATGCACGAACACCGATGCAATGGTCGGCCGAGACAAATGGTGGCTTTACGACAGGGACCCCTTGGATAAAAGTAAATCCGAATTATACAGACATTAATGCTTCAGATCATCAAGATCCGGATTCGGTTTACCAATACTACAAAAAGCTCATCGCGTTCCGGAAAAACATGGACATTATTACGCATGGTGATTTCCAGTTATTGCACCGCGAAGACAAAGAATTATTCGCATATACGCGTACGTGGAACAAAGAAAGTTTGACCGTTTATTGCAATTTTTCAAATCAGCCAAAGACAGTAGAACGTCCACAAGGCGATAAGTTGATCGGCAATTATGCTCATCACAATGACGAAGACAATCTCGTACTCGAACCATACGAAGCCGTTGTTTATTACAACTAA
- a CDS encoding ROK family protein codes for MEKVLGVDIGGTKIRMGIIDASGQIIYEEKIPTIIPLYPYLEENILRILAEQPEVQAIGIGTHGFVDPKQGKVIYAAETLPGWTDTPVKEWLQKATGKRVEVENDANVVALAEAKFGAAQGLDRVVVLTLGTGLGGGVLWDGKLLSGGPHGGAAELGHMILYPNGVKCACGRLGCSEMYVSGTALKRRIKEAGLPVTPPELFENAQTDPAAKKVVEEFTADLALVISSLQAVFDMEMVIIGGGVSEAAGLWMASLQEKMDTVLLNPVPVEVAQFENDAGILGAALLVLEN; via the coding sequence ATGGAAAAAGTATTAGGAGTCGACATAGGTGGCACAAAAATCCGCATGGGCATTATTGATGCTAGCGGTCAAATTATATACGAGGAAAAAATTCCAACGATTATTCCGCTTTATCCGTATCTTGAAGAAAACATTTTACGTATATTAGCGGAGCAGCCAGAAGTTCAAGCAATTGGCATTGGCACGCACGGCTTTGTCGATCCGAAACAAGGAAAAGTGATTTACGCGGCAGAAACTTTGCCAGGCTGGACGGATACACCGGTTAAAGAATGGCTTCAAAAAGCAACAGGCAAGCGCGTTGAAGTCGAAAATGATGCCAACGTAGTAGCACTTGCAGAAGCGAAGTTTGGTGCCGCGCAAGGCCTAGATCGCGTTGTAGTGTTAACACTTGGTACGGGCCTTGGTGGTGGCGTATTATGGGACGGCAAACTATTAAGTGGTGGGCCTCACGGGGGTGCGGCAGAACTTGGCCACATGATTCTTTACCCAAACGGTGTTAAATGTGCGTGCGGGCGTTTAGGGTGCAGTGAAATGTATGTGTCCGGAACTGCACTGAAGCGCCGCATCAAAGAAGCAGGGCTACCAGTAACGCCACCTGAACTGTTTGAAAATGCCCAAACCGATCCCGCTGCTAAAAAAGTTGTAGAAGAATTTACAGCTGACTTAGCACTTGTTATCAGCAGTTTGCAAGCAGTCTTTGATATGGAAATGGTCATTATCGGTGGCGGTGTATCAGAAGCGGCAGGCTTATGGATGGCTTCACTGCAGGAAAAGATGGATACCGTTTTATTAAATCCGGTACCGGTGGAAGTCGCACAGTTTGAAAACGATGCCGGCATTTTAGGTGCAGCATTATTAGTTCTTGAAAATTAA
- a CDS encoding ABC transporter substrate-binding protein produces the protein MKELKFSKGLVASLMLSAAVLAGCSSDGEEAGSGSEGEEQVTVDIFQFKVEFKEQFEDVVALYEEENPNVNIEITTVGGGEDYGAALRSRFASGNEPAIFNIGGPQDVADWKDSLADLTDTAASGAALEGTLDGVTVESEVLGLPYNQEGYGFIYNTRLFEEAGIDPASITDYASLEEAVKTLDSKKDELGLESVFAFPGKETWVTGLHLSNTFLAPEFDNNVLTAFDAETVDFKYGEGFKKIVDLQNEYSKQPTVSLDYSQQVEELFSLERVAIIQQGNWAYGSIAGIDQELADSGVGLMPIPVEGMDNAGLPVGVPMYWGVNKKADEAVIKESKEFLDWLYTSDAGKTAVLEDFKFIPAYEGYDTSKISDPMSKAIYDASESGNTIGWVFMGYPTGWGQDELGANIQKYLSDEASWDEVIDSAKEAWKTDRAK, from the coding sequence ATGAAAGAATTAAAGTTTAGCAAGGGGCTTGTAGCATCATTGATGTTATCAGCAGCAGTTTTAGCAGGATGTAGCAGTGATGGAGAAGAAGCTGGTTCAGGATCTGAAGGCGAAGAGCAAGTAACCGTTGATATTTTCCAATTCAAAGTGGAATTCAAAGAACAATTTGAAGACGTAGTAGCACTTTACGAAGAAGAAAACCCGAACGTTAATATTGAAATCACAACAGTTGGTGGCGGCGAAGATTACGGCGCAGCACTTCGTTCACGTTTTGCATCTGGCAACGAACCCGCAATCTTTAACATCGGTGGACCTCAAGATGTAGCGGACTGGAAAGACAGCTTAGCAGATTTAACAGACACAGCAGCATCAGGTGCAGCTCTTGAAGGCACACTTGACGGCGTAACAGTTGAGTCTGAAGTACTTGGACTTCCTTATAACCAAGAAGGTTATGGCTTTATCTACAACACACGTCTATTCGAAGAAGCAGGAATTGATCCTGCATCAATCACGGATTACGCATCACTTGAAGAAGCTGTGAAAACATTGGATTCGAAAAAAGACGAACTTGGTCTTGAATCGGTATTCGCTTTCCCAGGTAAAGAAACGTGGGTAACTGGACTTCACTTGTCGAATACATTTTTAGCACCTGAATTCGATAACAACGTATTAACTGCATTTGACGCAGAAACAGTTGACTTCAAATACGGAGAAGGCTTTAAGAAAATCGTTGATTTGCAAAACGAATACTCGAAACAACCAACAGTTAGCCTTGATTACTCGCAACAAGTAGAAGAATTGTTCTCACTTGAGCGCGTAGCGATTATCCAACAAGGAAACTGGGCTTACGGCTCAATCGCTGGCATTGACCAAGAACTTGCGGACAGCGGTGTTGGCCTTATGCCGATTCCTGTAGAAGGCATGGATAATGCTGGACTACCAGTTGGCGTACCAATGTATTGGGGCGTAAACAAAAAAGCTGACGAAGCAGTTATCAAAGAATCAAAAGAATTCTTAGACTGGTTGTACACATCTGATGCAGGTAAAACAGCTGTATTAGAAGACTTTAAATTCATTCCAGCTTATGAAGGTTACGATACATCAAAAATCTCTGATCCAATGTCGAAAGCTATTTACGACGCTTCTGAGTCAGGTAACACAATCGGATGGGTATTCATGGGTTACCCAACTGGATGGGGACAAGACGAGCTTGGCGCGAACATTCAAAAATACCTAAGCGACGAAGCAAGCTGGGATGAAGTTATTGACTCAGCAAAAGAAGCTTGGAAAACAGACAGAGCTAAATAA
- a CDS encoding carbohydrate ABC transporter permease: MRTKDLSYWLFLAPVLLALTLVVIVPMLLGVYYSFTTWNGINTGEFVGFQNYIDLFHDQRFLDSLWFTTKFSVVSVILINVIGLSLALLVTGRVRSSKLLRTTFFMPNLIGGLILGFIWQFIFIKVFASVGEIIGMESLQGWLSTTDTGFWGLVILMSWQMAGYIMVIYIAYLEGMPKELLEASEIDGASSFQRFRFVVFPLVAPAFTVSMFLTLSNTFKLYDQNLSLTGGGPYNSTEMVAMEIFKTAFMQNAFAYAQAKAVIFFIIVAIIALVQVYLNKRKEVEM; this comes from the coding sequence ATGCGTACAAAAGATTTATCTTATTGGTTGTTTCTAGCCCCTGTCTTACTGGCACTTACGCTAGTTGTCATCGTTCCGATGCTACTTGGTGTCTATTACTCCTTCACTACCTGGAACGGCATTAACACAGGTGAGTTTGTCGGATTCCAAAACTACATCGACTTATTCCACGATCAGCGTTTCTTGGATTCGCTTTGGTTCACTACGAAATTCTCAGTAGTCTCTGTTATTTTAATTAACGTAATTGGGCTATCACTTGCACTTCTTGTGACAGGTCGCGTTCGTTCAAGTAAATTATTGCGTACAACATTCTTTATGCCAAACTTGATCGGTGGATTAATTTTAGGATTTATTTGGCAGTTTATTTTCATTAAAGTATTTGCAAGTGTCGGTGAAATTATCGGCATGGAAAGCTTGCAAGGCTGGTTGTCTACAACAGACACTGGTTTCTGGGGATTGGTTATCTTAATGAGCTGGCAAATGGCTGGTTACATCATGGTTATCTATATTGCTTATTTGGAAGGGATGCCAAAAGAATTGCTAGAGGCATCTGAAATCGACGGAGCTTCTTCATTCCAACGTTTCCGTTTTGTCGTATTTCCACTTGTGGCACCTGCGTTTACGGTCAGCATGTTCTTAACGCTGTCGAATACGTTTAAATTGTACGACCAAAACTTGTCGCTAACAGGCGGCGGACCTTATAACTCTACAGAAATGGTTGCGATGGAAATCTTCAAGACAGCGTTTATGCAAAATGCCTTTGCTTATGCGCAAGCGAAAGCCGTCATTTTCTTCATCATCGTAGCGATCATCGCTCTTGTCCAGGTGTATCTGAACAAACGTAAGGAGGTCGAAATGTAA
- a CDS encoding carbohydrate ABC transporter permease, translating into MKKKWNIKLEVLGVLLAILWLAPFYLMFVNSFKSKKEIFMDTISPPESWSFDNYIKAFEELDFMQTLFNSLLITVISVVLIILFSAMAAYALSRAKSKLSTVFFFTFVAAMLIPFQSVMIPLVTVFGKFDMLNRGGLIFMYIGFGASLSIFLYHGALNNIPRSLDEAATIDGANRWQVFWHIIFPILKPITVTVAILNIIWIWNDYLLPSLVINTPGSETIPLKMFFFFGEYTKQWHLALAGLTLAIVPVIIFYFFAQREIIKGVSDGAVK; encoded by the coding sequence ATGAAGAAAAAGTGGAATATTAAGCTAGAAGTTCTCGGCGTGTTGTTAGCGATTTTATGGCTAGCCCCGTTTTATCTGATGTTCGTGAACTCGTTTAAATCAAAAAAAGAAATTTTTATGGATACGATTAGTCCTCCAGAAAGCTGGAGTTTTGATAACTACATTAAAGCATTTGAAGAACTTGATTTTATGCAAACCTTATTTAACTCATTGTTAATTACCGTTATTAGTGTAGTGCTGATTATTCTCTTTTCGGCAATGGCAGCTTACGCCTTATCGCGTGCTAAAAGTAAGCTTAGTACGGTATTTTTTTTCACATTCGTAGCAGCGATGTTAATCCCGTTTCAATCAGTAATGATTCCGCTTGTGACTGTGTTTGGTAAGTTTGACATGTTGAATCGCGGCGGGTTGATCTTTATGTATATCGGATTTGGTGCAAGTCTTTCGATTTTCTTGTATCACGGTGCATTAAACAATATCCCGCGCTCACTTGATGAAGCGGCGACCATTGATGGTGCCAATCGTTGGCAAGTGTTCTGGCATATTATCTTCCCAATCCTTAAACCAATTACCGTGACAGTGGCGATTCTGAACATCATTTGGATTTGGAACGATTATTTATTGCCATCACTTGTTATTAATACACCAGGAAGTGAAACGATTCCATTGAAAATGTTCTTCTTCTTTGGCGAATACACGAAACAATGGCATTTAGCGCTTGCCGGATTGACACTGGCTATCGTCCCAGTTATCATTTTCTACTTCTTTGCACAGCGCGAAATCATCAAAGGGGTATCAGATGGAGCAGTAAAATAA